The nucleotide sequence AGTGGTTCTCGATCTGCTCGCGGCTGGCCAAGAGCCGTGGCGGGCTGCCGCTCGTGGACCTGCACGCCAACGGCCGTACCCTGCTCCTGGCCTCGCTGTGGAAGGGACGATACCGCAAATATCCCAAGCTCTCGCTCATGCGCCGCCTGTACCGGGCCTTCAGGCCGGGGTTCGCGGCCGCGCGGCTGTTGCGCTGCAACGTGCCGCAGCGCTACGCCCTGGCCCTGGAGAAGGAGCCGCCCCCGGCCGAGGAACTCGTCCCGGTCATCCGCGTCTCGGAGGAAGAGACGCGAAAGGCCCTGGAGTTCCTGCGCACCGAGGACATGGCCTCGCCCTTCGTGGCCCTGCACCCCTACGCAACGCACGTGAACAAGGCTTGGCCCAAGGAGCGTTGGCTGGAACTGATCGAGCTTTTGGAGCGTGCCGGACGCGACTATCTGGTGCTGGGCATGAGCAAGGACCCCTTCCTACGCGGGCACGCGGGAAAGCGCGACCTGACGAACGCGACGAGCCTTCGCGCCACCTGCGCTCTGCTCGCCCAGGCGAGCGCCCTGGTCACGGGCGACTCAGGCCCCATGCATCTGGCCACGGCCGTGGGCACGCCCGTGACAGCGCTTTTCGGCCCCACCACGCGCCACTGGGGTTTCTACCCCTCCGGTCCTGGGGATGCAGTGGTCGAGCGTCCCCTGCCCTGCCGCCCTTGCGACCTGCACGGCGGCGCGGCCTGCGCGCGCGGACACGAGTGCCTGGCGTCCATCACGGCCGACGAAGTCTTCGGCCTCCTGCCCGCCTGACAGACTGCCCTGATCAGGCGCGGGCCTCGCCCCGCCAGGGGGCCAGGGCCTCGGGCGAAAGGGCTGAAAGCCCCTCCTCCACCTCCGGCGGCACTAGGCATTTGAGGCTCTGGCCCGCGAGCAGCCGCGCCCGGACGAGCGTAGCGCTGATATCGAGCAGCGGCGCGTCCAGAAGATGCACCGCGCCGCCCTCGGGCAGCCGCCACACGCCGGCCCTCTCCTCGCGCGCGCCGGGCCAGAACCGGGGCACGAAGGCCTCGGCCTCGGCCCGGGTCGCGCCCGGCCGGGGCAAGACGGCCAGCGCGGCGTGGCGCGGCAGTTCCCGGCCGCGATGCCACAGCCCGAGGCTCACCAGGTCCGTGGCTCCGCAGATGAAGAACAGTTCGTCGTCAGGGTGACGGCGGGCATAGTCGGCCAGGGTGTCCACCGTATAGGACGGCCCCGGCCGCCCGGCCTCCACGCGGCTCAACGCGAAGCCGGGGCAACTCGCCAGGGCCGCTTCGAGCAACCGGCAGCGCGCCTCGAAATCCAGGATGCCGCCGGAC is from Alkalidesulfovibrio alkalitolerans DSM 16529 and encodes:
- a CDS encoding glycosyltransferase family 9 protein is translated as MSEKPNRSVDAVAVRLGALGDVVLTTGVLDYWGRTRDMRFCVVTRARFAPVFEGHPAVAEVVALDEAKVRSEWFSICSRLAKSRGGLPLVDLHANGRTLLLASLWKGRYRKYPKLSLMRRLYRAFRPGFAAARLLRCNVPQRYALALEKEPPPAEELVPVIRVSEEETRKALEFLRTEDMASPFVALHPYATHVNKAWPKERWLELIELLERAGRDYLVLGMSKDPFLRGHAGKRDLTNATSLRATCALLAQASALVTGDSGPMHLATAVGTPVTALFGPTTRHWGFYPSGPGDAVVERPLPCRPCDLHGGAACARGHECLASITADEVFGLLPA
- the nadD gene encoding nicotinate-nucleotide adenylyltransferase; translation: MRLGIFGGTFNPVHCAHLRMAVEAREALDLSRVEFVPAARPPHKSGGILDFEARCRLLEAALASCPGFALSRVEAGRPGPSYTVDTLADYARRHPDDELFFICGATDLVSLGLWHRGRELPRHAALAVLPRPGATRAEAEAFVPRFWPGAREERAGVWRLPEGGAVHLLDAPLLDISATLVRARLLAGQSLKCLVPPEVEEGLSALSPEALAPWRGEARA